Sequence from the Hamadaea flava genome:
TCGTCTACGCCGCCGTCCAAGTCGGACCGGCGTGGACCCGGGTCACCGGCCCGGTGCTCGGCATCATCGCCGTCGCCACGCTGCTCGTGGGTACGCTCGTCGCCCTGCGCCAGCAGCGGATGGTGCGCCTGCTCGCGTGGTCGTCGGTGGCGCAGGCCGGCTTCATGCTCGCCCCGTTGGCCGCCCTGCACGTCGTCGAGGCCGGCCCACTGGTCACCGCTACCTTGGCGTACGCCGTGATTTATGTGGCCGTCGAACTGGGCGCCTTCGCCGGAGTGATCTCGTTGCGTCCGGCCGGAGCCGACGGCGGCACCCTTGCCGAGTACGCCGGACTGGGCCGGACCGCGCCGGTGCGTTCGGCGGCGTACGCGTTCGCGGTGGTGGGGCTCGCCGGGCTGCCGCCCGCGCTCGCCGGCCTGTTCGCCAAGGTCTTCGTGATCCGGGCGCTGGTCGACGCCAAGGCGTGGTTCGTGGTGGCCGCCGCTGCGATCGCCGCCGTCGTCGGGCTCGCCGTCTACCTGCGTGCGGTTCTGCCGCTCTACCGCGACGGGGAGGGTACGCCCGCGCCGCGCGCCTCGATCGCTGTCGCGATCGTGCTCGCTGTCGTGACGCTGGCCGCGGTCGTGGTCGGCTTCTTCCCGCAGTTCGTCCTCGACCTCACCACCTGACCGTTCGCAGCTCCCGCCGGCCGCACGTTCGCTGCTCCCGCCGGCCGCACGTTCGCTGCTCCCGCTGGCCGCACGTTCGCCGCTCCCGCCGGCCGCACGTTCGCTGCGGATCACGGTTATGCAGCCATCCTGGGCCGCGGGAGGCATGCGTAACCGTGATCTGCACGGAAGCACTGAGGAGCGAAAAGGGGTCAGGCGGAGGAGCGGACGACGAGTTCGGTCGGCAGCACCACCGACGAGGGGATGTCCTCCCCGGCGACGAGCCGGAGCAGCTGCCGGGCCATCTCCCGGCCCTGGCCGATGATCGGCTGCCGCACCGTCGTGAGTGGAGGTTCGGCGTATCGGGCTTGTTCGACGTCGTCGAAGCCGACCAGGGCCACGTCGTCCGGCACTCGCCGACCGGCCTCGCGGAGCGCCGTCAACGCGCCGAACGCCATCAGGTCCGACGCCACGAAGACGGCGTCGAGGTGGGGGTCGTCCGCGAGGAGCTGGCGCATCGCGACCGCACCGGATTCGCGGGTGAAGTCGCCGACGGCGACGATCGAGCGCCGGTCGGAGTCCTGGAGTTCGCGCCGGTAGCCGGCGAGCCGGTCGATGCCCGCGACCATGTCCTGCGGGCCGGCGACGGTGGCGATCCGGGTCCGGCCGCGCTCCAGCAGGTGGCGTACGGCCAGCCGGGCTCCGCCGACACTGTCGACCTCGACATACGGAACGGTGCTGCGCCCGAGCGGGCGGCCGCCGCAGACCACCGGGATCCCCATCCGGTGCAGCGAGTTGGGCAGCGGATCCGCTCCGTGCATCGAGGCGATGATGACCCCGTCGACGTGGCGTGCGAGCGCGTACCGCTCGATCCGGTCGTGGGCCGACGGCGAGCCGCCGACCATGAGGACGAGCTGTTTGTCGGCCGCTTCGAGTTCTTGCGACACGCCCCGGATGAAGCCGGGGATGGCCTGGTCCTCAGAGAAGACCCGGAACTCGCTCTCTGGGAGGATCAGCGCGATCGAGTCCGTACGCTGCGTGACCAGGCTGCGGGCGGCCTGGTTCGGCACATAGCCGAGTTCGGCGATGGCCCGCTGGACCGTCTCGCGGATCGCCGGGGTGACGGTGGGGGAGCCGTTGACGACGCGGGAGACGGTCGCCCGGGACACCCCCGCGCGCTCAGCCACCTGCTCCAGAGTGGGTCTGCCGGTCATCTTTCCACCCCGCATCGCCGCGTTGATCATGGACTTTTCACCCCCGACACTCTGACTGCACTCCTGGCGGCTCGCGCAAGCGCTCCCCGGCGCGAGACCAGGGTTAACTCCATGATCGACGAGGCGGGAAGAGGCCAGGGGTCAGCCGACTCGGAGCGCCTCGAGCAGGGACTCGTCCCCGGCCAGCTCTAGCACGTCGAAGCCGACGCGGCCGTACATCGCCAGGAGCAGGTCGGACGCGGTCCCGGACGCGGAGACGCGCGGGTCGGGCTCCTCGCTGTCGAGGATCGTGTCGGTGTCCAGCAGGGCGACTCCCGGGCCGCGCAGCCGCAGGAACCACTCCTCGTCGGTGTCGGCGGCGAGCAGGTGCACCACCCCGATCTTGTCGATCGGCCCCTTGCGGCGCGTCCCGCCCGCCGGGAGCCAGGTGTCGAGCACCTCGCTGACGCCGTCGGCGGCCAGCTTGTCCTCGATCGGTTCGGCACGTGCGATCGCCATCTGGGCGTCCCAGCGGTGCACCGCGGTCTCCAACGCGAGGCGGCGGTCCCAGAACGCGACCTTCTTCGCCTGCGGCGCCCAGTTCCAGGCAGGCATGTCGGGGTCGAGCGCGTCCAGCGTGGTGAGCAGCCGCTCGGCCCGTTCGTCGAAGACCCCGATGGCCTCGGCGGCCGGGGGACGCTGGTCGGCGGGGGTGCCGGCGTCGATCGGGGGTAGCTGCGGGTCGGTGCTCAGCCCGCGGCTGAGGTGCGACAGGTGCCGTTCATAGACATAGGTGAGGTGGTGAACCAGATCGAGGATGGTCCACCCCGGGCATGAGGGAACCTCGATGTCCGGGTCGGCGTCGAGCGCCTCGGCCGCCGCCGATCGGAAGGCCGAGATCTCAGGCCGCAGAGCGGCCAGCCAGAACTCCTTGCTGCCGTGCGTCCTGCTCATCCGGTCCTCCCGCGTACCGCCGTCCCGAGCACAGCTTAGGGTGAGTGCGTGCCTGAGGTCAGCCCTGATGTGTCGCTCGCTCGCTGGACCACCCTTGGCCTGGGCGGTCCCGCCCAGCGGATGATCGTCGCGAACAGCGTCGATGAGATCGTGCAAAGTGTACGGTCCGCCGCCGACGGCCCCGCGTTGATCCTGGCGGGCGGGAGCAATGTCGTCGTCGGAGACGACGGCTTCCCCGGTGTCGTCGTGCTCGTGCGGTCGGCCGGCTGGACGGTGACCGCCGACGACGGCGGCACCGTTGACCTGGTGGTTCAGGCCGGTCAGGACTGGGACGGCTTCGTCGCGTACACGGTCGCCGAGGGGCTGGCCGGAGTCGAGTGCCTGTCCGGCGTACCGGGGTCGACGGGCGCCACGCCGATCCAGAACGTCGGCGCCTACGGCCAGGACGTGTCCGAGGTGATCACGGCGGTGACGGTCCTCGACCGGCTCGCCGACGAGGTCGTGGAACTGTCCGCGGCCGAGTGCGAATTCGCGTACCGCGGCAGCCGGTTCAAACACAACGACCGGTGGGTGGTCCTGTCCGTGGCCATGCGCCTGGTCCGTTCGCCGCTCTCCACGCCCATCCGGTACGCGGAACTGGCGCGACGCCTCGGCGTGGAACCCGGCGACCACGTGAATCTGGGGCAGGTTCGCGAAGCGGTGCTCGCCCTTCGCCGGGGCAAGGGCATGGTGCTGGATCCGGAGGATCCCGATACCCGGTCGGTGGGCTCCTTCTTCATGAACCCCGTGCTGTCCGCTTCCGCGTACCAGATGTTCTTGGCGAAAGCCGACGGCCGGGAGGGTACGACGTGGCCGGAGGCGGACGGCAAGGTGAAGGTGAGCGCGGCCTGGCTGATCGAGAACGCCGGATTCCGCAAGGGGTACGCGCGCGGCGGCGCGGCGATCTCGGGCAAGCACACGCTGGCCCTGACCAACCGGGGTGGCCGGACCGAGGATCTGCTGGAGCTGGCCCGCGAGGTACGCGACGGTGTGCACGCGCGATTCGGCGTGACCCTGCGCCCGGAACCGGTACTGATCAACTGCGAGCTGTAGGTCGTTACAGCAGGTCAGGGCGGTCGTTACGTCCAATATGGGCGTTTTGCTAAAAACGCGGCGATGGGGTACGCCCGTCGCCGCTCTTCTTATGGCGGCCGGATCATCCGCTCTTCTGGCCGCCGGATCATCCGCGGTGGCGCATGCCGCACCAGTCGCCGGACCGCGGGCGCTGCCCGCTCCGCCGGCCGCGACGGACGCGTGGGCGACCTGCCCGAACTACGCGTACATGGTGACGTTGCCGGAGGGCAGCGGACGGTCGACCTTCAACCGGTACGACATCGGCACGGCGTCGCTGGTCCCGATCAAGCAGTTCGATTTCGTCGTGAACGCGATCGGCTACTCCAAGACGCAGAACCTGGTGTGGGGCGTGCACTCGGTCGACAACGAGCCCGACACTCTCGTCCGGTTCGGCTCGCAGGGCGACCTCGTTGAGGTGGGCGTACCGGAGGACGCGTCCGGCAACCCGTTGACGAAGTTCGAGGCGCTGGCCGGCACGGTCGACGGAAACACCTACATCGCGCATACGCGTACGCCGGCGAACCACCTGATGACGATCGACATCGACCCGGCCAGCTCGACGTTCGGCCAGGTGAAGACGGATGTGGCGCTGTCGCGTACATCGCCGGGGCGGAGCTATCTCAACGTCGGCGACTGGGACGTCTACGACCAGGACGGCCTCCTGTACGCCGTCGAACTGGACAGCAACTTCCGCAAGCTGGTCAAGATCGACCCGGCGACGGGCCAGGTGACCGACGCGGCGACCGTGACCGCCGACCTGCCCGACAGCGCCAACTACGGTGCGGCCTTCATGGAGGACGGCAGCGGCAACTTCTACGTCGGCGCCAACAACGTGCTCTCCGGCGGTACGCCGACCGGCCAGAGTCAGACCTTCATGCTGCGTACCGGGCTCACGCCGCCGCTGACCACGGCGTACGGGAAGGGCGGGGCGCTGCGTGTCAACGACGGCGCGGACTGCCTGCTCGCGACGGACTTCGGCGACGCGCCCGACTCGTACGGCACGCTCGACGACTCCGGCGGTCCGGCACACGTGCTGTCGTCGTACCTGCACCACGGCAAGAAACTGCGGATCGGGGCGAACATCGACGCCGACCTGGACGGGTTCAACGACGCGGACGCCAAGGTCGACGACGACAACGTCCCCGGCATGAACGACGAGGACGGCGTACCGGCCGGGACGAGGTTCACCTCGACCAAGCCGAAGCTGACGGTGAAGATCACGAACACGACCGGGCTCGCGGCCGTGCTCGCCGGGTGGCTGGACAGCAACCGGAACGGCGAGTTCGACGACGCCGAACGGGCCATGGTCCCGCTCAGCGCCTCGGCGACGAGCGCGACGCTCACGTGGAAGGCGTTCTCGCTGCCGAGCGCGTCGGCGAAGTCGTTCCTGCGGCTGCGTGTCTACGAGGCGGGCCGGACCGAGGCCGCCGGGCGTACCCGCGCCGGCCGCACCGAGGCCGGGCCGACGCCGGGCGGCTGGGTCGACGGCGGCGAAGTCGATGACCACGAAGTCACCCTGGTACGCACCACCGCCGCGCGCGCGGTGACCGCGGTGTCGAAGCCGAAGGTTCAGATCGACCCGGACACCTGGCCGGCGAACAGCGACGGACCGAAAGACCTCGACGACGACGGTGACGTCGACCAGCACGACCTGGACCTGGCGCTCGCCGCCACCGGGTTCGTGCTGCGGCCCTACCTGTTGCTCGGGGTCGGCATGGTGCTGCTCGGCCTGGTCATCCTGATCCTGGCCCTGATGGTCGGCCCCAAAAAGGTACGCCGCCGGATCTGATCCAGCCGAATCCGCGTCTGACCAGCATCTCGGGCATGATCGACTCGTTGGGTATTTCGTGCTGTTTATCCGAATCGGGAAACTTGTCGGAATAGCGGTGATCGGCTCGGCGGCGGTGGGACTCGCGCCCACCGCCGCCTTCGCCGCGCTGACGCCGCCCGCCCCGCCGACCGTGCCCTTCACCGAGTGCCCCAACCTCGGATACCAGGTCCAGTCGCAGGACGGGAAGACGTCCACCTACGGCTACTTCGACCTGAACACCTCGACGTTCGTGCCGATCAAGAAGTTCGCGACGGCCGTCAACGCGACGGGGTACTCCCGCGCGCAGGGCGTCTTCTGGGGAATGCTCACGAACTACGACAACAACCACCTGGCGCGCTGGGATCGACTCGGGAACCTCGTGGACGTCGGGCCGCTGGACGGCGTACCGGCGGGTCAGGTGATCCGGACCAATGTGGGCACCATCGACGACCAGGATCACCTGCTGATCCAGACCCGGGACCCGGCCGCCGACAAGCCCGGCCTCGTCGGGCCGACCAACGCGCTGATCACCGTCGACGTCGACCCGGACAGCGCGACGTTCGGCGAGATCCTGGGCAACGTGCCGTTGAGCCGGGCCACGCCCGGCATGGACTTCCTGCGGATCGGCGACTGGGACTACAACCCGACCGACGGAATGCTCTACTCGCTGGAGATGGTGGGCGACACCAAGCGAGAACTGGTCAAGATCGACCCGTCGACCGGGCAGGTCACCGACGTCAAGGACCTCACGGCGCAGCTGCCCGACTCGCAGAACTACGGCGCGGTCTACGTCGAGGACGTCAGCGGCACGGTCTACGTCTCGGCGAACGACGTCGACGACAAGCTGGCGCACAAGCAGCCCGGTGCGTCCAGCCGGACCTACGCGATCTACGCGCCGTACTCGAATCCGCACATCATCGCGTACACGCCGGGTGCGCCGCTGCTCATCAACGACGGCGCGGACTGCCTTGTGGCCACCGACTTCGGGGACGCACCCGACAGCTACAAGACGCTGAACCCGCACGGCGGACCCGGGCACATCTTCACCGAGGTCGAGCACCCCGGTCAGCAGTTGCGCATCGGCAAGCTGATCGACCCCGACCTCGACGGCATCCCGACCCCGAACGCGGACGGCGACGACAAGAACCTCCCCGTCAACGACGAGGACGGCGTAAAGCCCGGTACGACGATCTTCGCCAACTCGCCGGCGTTGAGCGTACCGATCACGAACACGACCGGGGCGAAGGCGACCCTGGCCGGATGGCTGGACCTGGACGGCTCGGGCACCTTCGAAGACTCCGAGCGGGCCATGGTCACCCTCGAACCCGGGCAGACCAGCGGCGAGCTGACCTGGCCCGCGCTGGAGAACGGCCGGACCGAGAGCCTGACGCAGACCTTCCTGCGGCTGCGGCTCTACCCGGGCGAGGTCGCCGACCCGAAGCCGACCGGAGCACGGTTCATCGACGGCGGCGAGATCGAGGATCACAAGGTCGTGTTCGGACTTCCCGCCACCGGCGACAAACTGATGCCGATCCTCGGCCTGGGACTTGGACTGCTCGCGGCCGGCCTGGTCATCACCGGGGTCACCGGGCCCGGCCGGCGACGGCCGACCCCGGCCGGGCCGACGAACCGGCGGCCAAGCCCTCGCCCCGCCCGCACCTGACCCGCCCGCTCACGCCCGACGCGCCTGCCCGCACATACCCACCAGATCAGGGATATGCATGCGATCTTGGCCCAAGATCGCATGCATATCCCTGATCCAGCGCCAGAGCGGGGAGCGCCAGAGCGGGGAGCGCCAGAGCGGGCGCGTACTAGAGGGAGGGCCAGGGGATGGTGAGTTCGCCGAGCCGCCACCGTGACGGCCCGTCCAGCACGGCCTGCCCGCTGTCGGCGTACGCCCGGAGGGTCGCCAGCCAGCGTTGACGTGACCCGAAGACACCCATCGGGGCGGCCCGTTCCCAGTGCTCGGTGAGCGTCGCCAGGACGGTGTGGATCGGCGATCCCGGCACGTTGTGGTGGATCAACGCCTTGGGCAGCCGTTCGGCGAACACCGCCGGGCTCTCCAAGGTGGACAGTTTGGCCGCGAGCGTAAGGCTGTCCGGGGCGGTGGAACCGGCGGCCAGCAGCGCCCAGGTCGCGATTCGGCCCAGTTCGTCGCAGGTCCCTTCGACCAGCCAGCCGCCCGGGGCCAGCCGCTCGGAAACCGTACGCCACGCGTCTGCCACGGCCGATTCGTCGTACTGTCGCAGGACGTTGAACGCGCGTACCACTTGGGGGCGCAGCCCCGCCAGCTCGAAGCCGCCGCGGCGGAACTCCAGCCGGGGCGGGTCCGCCGCCGGCTGCGCCGCGGCTACGCGTACGGGATCGATCTCCAGTCCGATGACGTGGGGCCGGAACCGGGCCAGCCGGTCGGCCAGTTCCACGGCGGTGATGGGCGTGGCCCCGTAGCCGAGGTCGACGACGAGCGGCGAGTCCACCGAGGCGAGCGTGGCGGCCAGCCGCCACGCGATCCAGCGGTCGACGCGGCGCAACCGGTTGGGATTGGTCGTGCCGCGCGTGATCTCGCCGAGCGGCCGCCTCAAAGCTTGCGGGCCACCTTGTGCTGGGCGGCCTGAGCGATCGGGCGAACCACGAGCCGGTCGACGTTGACGTGGTGCGGCCGGGTGGCGCACCACGCGATGCAGTCGGCGATGTCGTCGGCGACCAGCGGTTCGGCGACCCCCGAGTAGACGGCCGCGGCCTTGCCGGAGTCGCCCCCGAACCGGTTGACCGCGAACTCGTCGGTCTTCACCATGCCCGGCTCGATCTCGATCACCCGGACGGGTTCGCCGTTGAGTTCGAGGCGCAGCGTGCCGGTGAGCGCGTGCTGCGCGTGCTTGGCCGCGGTGTATCCGCCGCCGCCCTCGTAGACGATGTGCCCGGCGGTCGACACGACGTTCACGATCGTGCCCGCGCCGGACTCGATCAGTGCCGGAAGCAGCGCTCGCGTGACCCGGAGGGTGCCGAGGACGTTGACGTCGAACATCCACTGCCAGTCTTCGACGGAGCCGGACGCGACCGGGTCGGCGCCGTGCGCGCCGCCGGCGTTGTTCACGACCAGGTAGAGCGGTTCGCCGAGGTCGGCCACTGTCTCCGCCAGCGAGCCGACCGAGGTGTCGGAAGTCACATCGCAGGCCACGGGAGTGATCCGGCCCTGGGCGACAGCGGCGAGCGCAGCGAGCCGTTCACTGCGACGAGCTGCGGCGACGACGTGGAAACCCTCTTCGGCCAGCCGCCGCGCCGTCGCGGCGCCGATGCCGCTGGACGCGCCGGTGACCACCGCGATGCCTCTGGACTGCATGGCACGATCATGCCCGGTTCACCTCGGCACTCGACCGCCGGGTTGGGCCGGTCCGCCCGCCGGGACGGACAACCGCAAAATCGGCACAGCGTGATGTGGATCACGTCTGGCTGATGTGTCGGGATTATGAACAACCGCTGCGCTGTTGGAGGCACCGTGAGCCCTCGGACCCCACGCCGCATCGCAACGCTGTCGGTGCACACGTCTCCCCTGCACCAACCCGGTACCGGCGATGCGGGCGGCATGAACGTCTATATCGTCGAGGTCTCCAAACGCCTCGCCGAGGCGGGGGTCGAGGTCGAGATCTTCACTCGAACCACCTCCAGCGATCTGCCACGCAGTGTCGAGCTGGCTCCGGGCGTACTGGTGCGGCATGTGAACGCCGGTCCGTTCGAGGGGCTGGCCAAGGAAGACCTGCCCGCTCAGCTCTGCGCCTTCACGCACGGGGTGCTGCGGGCCGAGGCGTCCCGGCCGCCGGGTCATTACGACCTGCTTCACTCGCACTACTGGCTGTCCGGCCAGGTCGGCTGGCTCGCCAAGCAGCGCTGGGGCGTACCGCTGGTGCATACCGCGCACACCCTGGCCAAGGTGAAGAACCTGCAGCTGGCGGCGGGCGACCGGGCCGAGCCGCGGTCCCGCGTCATCGGTGAGGAGCAGGTCGTCGCCGAGAGCGATCGGCTTGTCGCGAACACGCCGACCGAGGCGCGCGAACTCATCGACCTCTACCAGGCCTCGCTCGACCGGGTCAGCGTCGTCGAACCCGGCGTGGACCTCGATCGCTTCCAGCCGCTGCCCCGGGTCGCCGCGTCGGCCGGCAAGCTCGCCGCCCGGAAGCGGCTCGGCCTGCCCGAGCGCGGGCGGATCGTCACCTTCGTCGGCCGCATCCAGCCGCTCAAGGCACCCGACGTGCTCATCCAGGCCCTCGCCGAACTCTGCGCGCGCGATCGCGATCTGGCCGCGGACACCACGCTGGTCATCGTCGGCGGCCCCAGCGGCAGCGGCCTCGACCGGCCCACCGCGCTCATCGAACTCGCCGCGTCGCTCGGGCTCCGCGACCGCGTGCGCTTCCTGCCTCCGCAATCCGGCGACGACCTGGTCGCGGTCTACCGCGCCGCCGACGTGGTCGCGGTCCCGTCGCACAACGAGTCGTTCGGCCTGGTCGCCCTCGAAGCACAAGCGACTGGTACGCCGGTAGTGGCGGCCGCCGTCGGCGGGCTCGTCACGGCGGTACGCGATGAGGTGAGCGGTGTTCTCGTCGACGGCCACGTCCCGGGCGACTGGGCCCGGGTGTTCGACCGGCTGCTCCGGGCGCCGCATCGGCTGACCGAGCTGGCCCACGGCGCGGTCGAGCACGCCCGCGCGTTCTCGTGGGCTCGCACGGCGTCCGGGTTGCTGGACGTCTACCGTGAAGCCATGGAGGAGAACCGGGCACGCCTGCTGCTCCGCGACCACGCGGATCTCGCCGGCGCCGCGACGTGGTAGAGCTGGGCGCCCTGCTCGACGAGCTGGGCGTCGCGTACGAGGTGTCGGCGCAGGGCAGCCTGGTCGTCGTGCTGCCCGGTACGCACAAGCTGAAGACGACGGTCAACCTCATCCCGGGTGAGCACTCCCTGCGGATCGAGGCCTTCGTCGTCCGCCACCCCGACGAGAACCACGAAGCCG
This genomic interval carries:
- a CDS encoding GEVED domain-containing protein: MAHAAPVAGPRALPAPPAATDAWATCPNYAYMVTLPEGSGRSTFNRYDIGTASLVPIKQFDFVVNAIGYSKTQNLVWGVHSVDNEPDTLVRFGSQGDLVEVGVPEDASGNPLTKFEALAGTVDGNTYIAHTRTPANHLMTIDIDPASSTFGQVKTDVALSRTSPGRSYLNVGDWDVYDQDGLLYAVELDSNFRKLVKIDPATGQVTDAATVTADLPDSANYGAAFMEDGSGNFYVGANNVLSGGTPTGQSQTFMLRTGLTPPLTTAYGKGGALRVNDGADCLLATDFGDAPDSYGTLDDSGGPAHVLSSYLHHGKKLRIGANIDADLDGFNDADAKVDDDNVPGMNDEDGVPAGTRFTSTKPKLTVKITNTTGLAAVLAGWLDSNRNGEFDDAERAMVPLSASATSATLTWKAFSLPSASAKSFLRLRVYEAGRTEAAGRTRAGRTEAGPTPGGWVDGGEVDDHEVTLVRTTAARAVTAVSKPKVQIDPDTWPANSDGPKDLDDDGDVDQHDLDLALAATGFVLRPYLLLGVGMVLLGLVILILALMVGPKKVRRRI
- a CDS encoding LacI family DNA-binding transcriptional regulator; its protein translation is MTGRPTLEQVAERAGVSRATVSRVVNGSPTVTPAIRETVQRAIAELGYVPNQAARSLVTQRTDSIALILPESEFRVFSEDQAIPGFIRGVSQELEAADKQLVLMVGGSPSAHDRIERYALARHVDGVIIASMHGADPLPNSLHRMGIPVVCGGRPLGRSTVPYVEVDSVGGARLAVRHLLERGRTRIATVAGPQDMVAGIDRLAGYRRELQDSDRRSIVAVGDFTRESGAVAMRQLLADDPHLDAVFVASDLMAFGALTALREAGRRVPDDVALVGFDDVEQARYAEPPLTTVRQPIIGQGREMARQLLRLVAGEDIPSSVVLPTELVVRSSA
- a CDS encoding maleylpyruvate isomerase family mycothiol-dependent enzyme, which produces MSRTHGSKEFWLAALRPEISAFRSAAAEALDADPDIEVPSCPGWTILDLVHHLTYVYERHLSHLSRGLSTDPQLPPIDAGTPADQRPPAAEAIGVFDERAERLLTTLDALDPDMPAWNWAPQAKKVAFWDRRLALETAVHRWDAQMAIARAEPIEDKLAADGVSEVLDTWLPAGGTRRKGPIDKIGVVHLLAADTDEEWFLRLRGPGVALLDTDTILDSEEPDPRVSASGTASDLLLAMYGRVGFDVLELAGDESLLEALRVG
- a CDS encoding class I SAM-dependent methyltransferase encodes the protein MRRPLGEITRGTTNPNRLRRVDRWIAWRLAATLASVDSPLVVDLGYGATPITAVELADRLARFRPHVIGLEIDPVRVAAAQPAADPPRLEFRRGGFELAGLRPQVVRAFNVLRQYDESAVADAWRTVSERLAPGGWLVEGTCDELGRIATWALLAAGSTAPDSLTLAAKLSTLESPAVFAERLPKALIHHNVPGSPIHTVLATLTEHWERAAPMGVFGSRQRWLATLRAYADSGQAVLDGPSRWRLGELTIPWPSL
- a CDS encoding DUF6923 family protein, with amino-acid sequence MLFIRIGKLVGIAVIGSAAVGLAPTAAFAALTPPAPPTVPFTECPNLGYQVQSQDGKTSTYGYFDLNTSTFVPIKKFATAVNATGYSRAQGVFWGMLTNYDNNHLARWDRLGNLVDVGPLDGVPAGQVIRTNVGTIDDQDHLLIQTRDPAADKPGLVGPTNALITVDVDPDSATFGEILGNVPLSRATPGMDFLRIGDWDYNPTDGMLYSLEMVGDTKRELVKIDPSTGQVTDVKDLTAQLPDSQNYGAVYVEDVSGTVYVSANDVDDKLAHKQPGASSRTYAIYAPYSNPHIIAYTPGAPLLINDGADCLVATDFGDAPDSYKTLNPHGGPGHIFTEVEHPGQQLRIGKLIDPDLDGIPTPNADGDDKNLPVNDEDGVKPGTTIFANSPALSVPITNTTGAKATLAGWLDLDGSGTFEDSERAMVTLEPGQTSGELTWPALENGRTESLTQTFLRLRLYPGEVADPKPTGARFIDGGEIEDHKVVFGLPATGDKLMPILGLGLGLLAAGLVITGVTGPGRRRPTPAGPTNRRPSPRPART
- a CDS encoding SDR family oxidoreductase — protein: MQSRGIAVVTGASSGIGAATARRLAEEGFHVVAAARRSERLAALAAVAQGRITPVACDVTSDTSVGSLAETVADLGEPLYLVVNNAGGAHGADPVASGSVEDWQWMFDVNVLGTLRVTRALLPALIESGAGTIVNVVSTAGHIVYEGGGGYTAAKHAQHALTGTLRLELNGEPVRVIEIEPGMVKTDEFAVNRFGGDSGKAAAVYSGVAEPLVADDIADCIAWCATRPHHVNVDRLVVRPIAQAAQHKVARKL
- the mshA gene encoding D-inositol-3-phosphate glycosyltransferase is translated as MNNRCAVGGTVSPRTPRRIATLSVHTSPLHQPGTGDAGGMNVYIVEVSKRLAEAGVEVEIFTRTTSSDLPRSVELAPGVLVRHVNAGPFEGLAKEDLPAQLCAFTHGVLRAEASRPPGHYDLLHSHYWLSGQVGWLAKQRWGVPLVHTAHTLAKVKNLQLAAGDRAEPRSRVIGEEQVVAESDRLVANTPTEARELIDLYQASLDRVSVVEPGVDLDRFQPLPRVAASAGKLAARKRLGLPERGRIVTFVGRIQPLKAPDVLIQALAELCARDRDLAADTTLVIVGGPSGSGLDRPTALIELAASLGLRDRVRFLPPQSGDDLVAVYRAADVVAVPSHNESFGLVALEAQATGTPVVAAAVGGLVTAVRDEVSGVLVDGHVPGDWARVFDRLLRAPHRLTELAHGAVEHARAFSWARTASGLLDVYREAMEENRARLLLRDHADLAGAATW
- a CDS encoding UDP-N-acetylmuramate dehydrogenase encodes the protein MPEVSPDVSLARWTTLGLGGPAQRMIVANSVDEIVQSVRSAADGPALILAGGSNVVVGDDGFPGVVVLVRSAGWTVTADDGGTVDLVVQAGQDWDGFVAYTVAEGLAGVECLSGVPGSTGATPIQNVGAYGQDVSEVITAVTVLDRLADEVVELSAAECEFAYRGSRFKHNDRWVVLSVAMRLVRSPLSTPIRYAELARRLGVEPGDHVNLGQVREAVLALRRGKGMVLDPEDPDTRSVGSFFMNPVLSASAYQMFLAKADGREGTTWPEADGKVKVSAAWLIENAGFRKGYARGGAAISGKHTLALTNRGGRTEDLLELAREVRDGVHARFGVTLRPEPVLINCEL